Below is a window of Accipiter gentilis chromosome 31, bAccGen1.1, whole genome shotgun sequence DNA.
CCAGAAACACACCCTCCTATACTACAATCTACCGCTTTACAAGAGATGAGCTATTAGATGTAAGGTTTACTTGCACAAGGCTTAGGAGGAAGAGAACAGTCAAGTCATATCTGACCACCTCTGGAACATCTCAACAATCCAACagttaaaattaatatattacaCACTGTGATCTTGATCCTACTTAAACTGACAAAAGTTACCTCTAAAATTAGTAAGCATTTGAACATTTAACATAAAAAATACTGGTATTTCATGGTCTGCAATAATCCATTTTGGTAAATTAATCTTGTATTTTTTACATCAGCTTATTGTAACAGTCATAACCGTTTCGAAAGAGTTCTTAAGAACCATTAAACAAATAAGACGAATGCTTCTTAgccttttttcaaaggaaaaaaggccAAAAATTAACTCAACCAACCTTTTGAATAATAAGAATTGAGTCACACCACTCCACACTGCCCTGTGACCTATTTACAGCtgcaaaattaatggaaaaagtaAATCAGCAATTATtcataattaaacaaaaaataaatccttttttacAGCATGAAATACATTTCGGGTATTTTCAAGTAAGACTGTTTACACAGGATGAACGTTACACTAAATGTGTTTTTTGATGTTGAAGCATATacatacagagaaaaatactGCCACAACCAATACACTTAAATACCTgtacaatatttacattttaaaatattttacacagctCCAAACCATCAGCATCATTTAGCTATACACATTTCAAACTAGAGCGTAAAATGCTTACAGCTTTTTAACAAGGGAATTTCAACCTAAATGCTGCTTCAGTTCTTTATTAATTCAATGGACTCAGGTGTTAACTTTGTTCCATGCCAGCCATCAGTGACAAAGCTAAAGATTCCACTGTGAACCAAACCATAAAAAAAGTAGTTAATATTTGCATTTGCAGCAGTCCGAAAATATTTATTGCATTAATCAATTCTGTAGTTTAAAAGGAAGAtactagtttattttttaaattgtaacacTTCAGGATTTAAGACTGTAAGACATTTTATGAATCTCTGTCAGTTAAAACAATATTTCACCACTTTCATCATCAGTTATCCATTAGTTATTTCAGGTGGTAAGAACTGGTAAGAAATTAGCTCCTTTGTTTGAAATACTAACTGCtgtacatgaaaaaaatgaataaatgttgggggggggttaTATGCAGTAAGCCATTCTCACAGATGGTTCTTGAACACAAGCTCTTGTAGACTGAGTAGCAGTGATGTCAGATATTACCtcttttagaatcacagaattgtttaggttggaaaagacctttaagttcATCAAGTTGAGCCATTAaactagcactgccaagtccagcactaaatcatgtccctaagcaccacatctgcaTGTGGTGTAGAAATCTGTTAGAACATGCATCTACATCCCAGCTAACCCCATTCAGCAGTTGTCCCCTTAACTCAGACTGGCACTGATCACAATTTTAAGCTAATTGGCTTAAATTACTACTTGCAGCTAATAACTGGCTGCAAGTAGAAGCACAGACATATCGTCTTCTACTGTTTCTGCTAGAGAGGAAGTAAATTCCAACAGATGGGCAGAGCCAAGAGCTTGGTGCAGTTGCAACCGAGGCACCATAATACTAAATTTTTATCTGTTCAAGATATATCACAGCTGTcatccaacaacaacaaaatgaatgCTCTTCTATGCCCTCCAGAACTTAGTTTCATTCATTTGTTCAGAAAACTGCTGGTCACTTGCTTGGCTACATCAGCATCACCTTGTCAAGAAAACAGGTAAACTGAAGATAGCTGGCATAAAAAAAGCACCGCACGAATActctaaaaaaataatgaagctaaCTTATTAAGAAATAAGGCTTCATGTCCCTTTGTGAATACCTCACAAAATGAGGTTCTTTTAAATTGTACTGACAAacattaaaacagattaaaacatAAATACATTCCAAATAAAGCTTGTGTCCCAGTAAGTGCAGGTATGTGAAAAGCCTCATGTACTTACAGTGAGGAAAAGAGCCTCGACAGACAGCTTTGTTGAGAACAGTTACAAGAAACATGTGgcagtttttaaaatcagattccATCTTCTCTATGGATTCCATCCTATGAAACAGTTTAACAGAGGAACGTTTAACAGAAAAGCCACTATGTTATCTTCAAAATATAACCAAAACTTCACAGTAAATGACAAAAGTACTCTTTGCATAGCATCCTGGGTCGAACTTACAATATTTCAGTTATGCCTGTGTATACTACTACTAGAAAACAAAGGCAATTTTGACAGGAGCACATGAGCACTACCACAATGACATTAATTTCCTCATCATCTTAGAAATCTCTGCAGTGAGTAGGAGGATCTGTGTGGTTCCAACTGACAACTGTTATTCCTACATAGCATTGTATTTCAAGGCAGCCATTCCCGGTCTCTATTGCTTCAGAGCTCCGTGGGGTAAACCTACACTACCAAATAAAAAAGGGACACCCACACTGCTTTACTATCAGCCAGTTCTTGAATTCCACTTTGGACTGTGCCAGCTAGCGCTCACCAGAAGAGGGAGAAGATGTAGTTCACAACAGtcactcttttcctttttcccctctcccaagAGGATACGGATGAAACTACATCAGCTATGACTTTTTCCTGCCACATCCAAGAGCACACAACCACATGCCCAGTCTTTATCAACAGCCTTCACAAATTATTTCTGACACTTTGAATCAGAAAAGCACTCCAAAAATAGCAACTTCTAATGCTACAGGAGAGAGGAATCCAAGTTCTAGGTAGCATCTGTGTCAAAGAGAATTAGTCCTGAAAAATACGGATGTGAGCCAGTCCACACCAGCTGGCCTCAGGGCCATAGATCAAGCCTTGAGCATCAGACATAGCCTTGGAGACTTGCCTGCTGTCATTCATCTTTCAAGCTACAGGTTACACAAGCAAAAGTATAAAGtagaaactgggagaggagtggctggagagcagccctgcagaaagggatctgggggtgctggtcagcaGCAGGCTCAGTATGAGTCAgccgtgtgccctggcagccgagaGGGAAAAACACACCCTGGagggcatcaaacacagcatgaccagccgCTCAAAAGGGGATTATCTCATTGTATTCAACGTTGGTGCAGCCTCACgtggagtactgtgtgcagttctgggtcccacaatttaagaaggatctTAAAAATCCTTGGATGTGTCCAGAGGAGGCAACAAatctggtgaaagggctggaaggaatgtcctatgaggagcggctgaggattTTGGgcttgtctggtttggagaagaggaggctgaaggcgacctcactgctctctacagcttcctgaggaggggacatggagagggaggtgctgatcccCGCTCCCTAGGATCCAGTGACAGAACACATGGGAACggctcaaagctgcaccaggggaggttcagactggacatgaggaagcatttctttaccaagagggtggtcaaacactggaacggCTTTCTTAGAGacgtggtcaatgccccaagcctgtcagcgtttaagaggcatttgaacaATGCACTTAATAATATGCCTAACTTTTGGTTAGCACtaaagtggtcaggcagttggactaaatattattgtaggtcccttccaattgaactatttcattattaaaaaaaaaataaatacagatcttATTTTTAATCTTGTCTAAGGGAGGGCTTAGAGAAGAGCAACTGATTCACAGACCAACACATTAATCTTATCTTGGAAATTACAGGTGGGTTTCTAATTTTAATCATGGCACGTAAGGAAGCAGACATCTTTTCTAAAAATCCCAACCATGACACCAATCCCACATTGCTTCTACAGAAGAGGTAGCAGAGACCAGAAACAACTTCAGATTTTACCACTAATGCAAAATTTGAGCATTTGAACTAATGGAATCAAACATTCTGCATGAAAATCTTGACTCCAAAGTCAATGGCAGAACTGTCATTTACTTCAACAGCTCCACATTTTTACCACAAATTTTTTACAAAGGCTTTGTAATTTGGACAGTCCAGATTAGAAAAATAAGGGGGTTTAAAGATcagatttagattattttttttaaaaagaaaaacaaaaatctattGCCTTCTACAATGAAGGCCAAACTAAATAATCCCACTTTTCATAAACCAATTAATGAATGTCAGCATCTAGCTGCCTACAATTTTAAATCATTGCCAGGAAACATGATCATAAACCAAACCTGTGAACACCTCATTTTACCATTATGAACAAATacgaaggaaaagaaaacccctcTTTGTTGCTATGCTCTACAATCTTGTCAAACTCTTAGAAGTTATATGTTGGCCACCCTTTTAATTAGAGAACACTGAACATACACTGATATAAGTGCATGAAACTTGTTAATTTCTATCTAAAATAAATTTCACTTTTGATAAGAAATAGGAATTAGCCTCTGGTATCTGCTGTTAAACACTGAGCAAAGTCCTcttatttcacacaaaaaatatctaaaaataatttctgagctGTGAAATTAAGACCACATAGAATTTCAGGTACATGTACTCACTTCCAAGCCCCCAAACCAGCCTGCCAACGGTCTGCAAACATCAGTACTAAATTTAACACTTTCATTATAGCTTCTTTCACAAAGCTCAcctaaaataagaattaaaacaaaaggaataaCAGTCAGAAAGTCATTGTTAAACATAATCATTTTAATTATTAAGCTGCAATACAAAGGTATCCCATACCATTTAATCTGATCCGTAAAAACCAATCTCCTAAGTACAATGCAATTCTTCCAAATTTAAGATGTGTTTTATATTTGCTCTCTAATTCCTTTCACAGCTGACTATTTTGGTGAGGACTATGCAGAGACAGTATGTGGGATAGAAGGCTACAATGCTATCCATGTACCTCCATTCCCTGCCACACCTGTATGTATAATCCTCATTACATTATCAAGCCTCAGTTTGTTCCAATCCTCCTGTCTCTTAGAAACAAATGAGTCATGTAAAATGCAatataaagaatttaattttatcttCTCTCCTTGATAGAATTGAGCTGAGACTTGCAAGGGAAACTGGATCTCAATGTTAACTCTGGAAAAGCTACCATTTCCTCAAGAGTACCTATCTATTGCTTAGTATGTATGAACTGCAAAACAGACAGCATAACTAGTACTAAACTACTTTCTTGTCCTGCTAAACTCAATATATCAAATATGCCAATTTTTTTACCCACCTTTTCTCTCAGCAGGCAGCGATCATGGATTGTAGACAGATATCTGTAGTGAATCTTTATCAATTGATCTAAATCTTTGGCTTCTTCTACCTGATGCTGAAACTCCAAGCCTGTACTGTGAAGAATCTTAAAAAGACCATAGCTATTAAATTTCGTGTTGCACACAAGTGCTTATGACTCTcttccaatatttatttttttaagagcctAAAATTGCCTGATTCATTCACTCTTCTCTCTCAAATTTTAGGCTCACCCTCCAAATTACCATCAATTAAAAAATACCATCAATAGCAAAAAATCTGAGCTCTTCTCATAACTGCACAATGACTTTCCTCATATAAATAGGAATATTGCCATTGCACAAGGGCAGACTATCCCCTGAGGAGCTGATTTGGAGTATACTGAttttattaaagacaaaaaaaaaggcaacagtagATCAGATACGAATCTACCCGCAATGCCTgtatatttgagaagtcatgtaTATACTTTTGGATCTGTGTACTAGAGATTTTTAAGAAGGATCCACTTAACTAAAATGGCTGTAGTAACACTTTTATAAGCGCAATAGCTCTTAAGAGAGTAACAGCTTACAGAAACCTATTTTTGCATGACTGTGCTTCAGTCACCTAGCACTGGGAGAAACAGTCAAAAAGAACTAGTAATATCCAAAGATAATCATATGCTTGTAGAACTTCTAAACCATTTTTTCAATTACTGATTTAAAACCACCAAGTTAAAACTGAAACCTGTTTAGCTCAAAATCATTTTGCAGAAAGGACATTAGACtaagattttgctttttatttttgtttgttatgttttaaaggaaaattaatactGCATCTCCAGTTACAAGattttaatataaatgaaattGTGACATAAGACAAACCCTAGTCATGATGTAGTTGTGCAGGCTGTTAACAAAATGCATAAGTTTCACTCTTAAGAGGAACATGCGATGTATTTGTTGTTTTATACTTTCTGTTTGCGGTCCAAATAGAGGAAGCGTTCCTTGTTCTAATACAGTTCCTTCCTTAACCTGTGGGTTTTCTGCAGCACAGACTAgttctaaaaagaaaaggcaagagtaTTATATTGAAGTGCTTGTGAAGACAAACTGTAGCTAAAATGTTACTTAAAACTGAAATTTGTTATTTCTTATTATTCTGCACACAATAGCAATGTAAGATTCTTCTTGCAATTCAGATGTGTTATTAAAACATAACAACAATATACTGAATAGTTTGATAGTATATGTACAACACAACTTGATAAATACTAGGATAGGAAATACTATTTAAGAGCTAAAGACTAtgtgaaaggataaaaaaaaccccctacattAAAAATAAACGTGTACAATATCTCCACAAAGGGGGAAAGACTTAAACACAAAGCCATACCCATAAAGTTTAAACAATAGAAAACCACATACTTTTTTAGGAAGAGAATTACTTAACTGATATACAAAACACAGATGAACACATCaactttctaatttatttttctaggaCATGAAGAGCGTATCTACTTTATATAGGATAGGAAGAGTATAAACATTAACCTGGTCAAGGAGACactaagaaatttttttctacagtccctaaatatttaaattgcagcTTAGAGTATGTATTCCTATCTAGCTTACTGTTTCAATCTTAcaagtattttttccatcttattttcttagCTTGTTTGCAAGGTTATTACTCATAAAAACTTGGACTATACATAAAGCAAAACATTATGGTGTGGCAAACAGACCTTCTTTCAACAGTAAGGTGTGAAGAATGAAGTAACAAGCTTCCAATAACTAACTAGACCTGAATTCAAAGGGACAAAGGGAACACATGAATAGTGCTGTCCCTGGGGCTGAAAAGAAACGAAAAACATACCCTGCTTAATATATCTAATTTGCAAAGCTAATAGAGATTAATATTTTATAGAACAAAGCAAAATTCTACCTGCTTTATACTACTTAttgcagaaagcagcacactATTTATATCCTTAGACCACAGAACAAGTTTTTAGAGTATCTTTCATTGAACAAGTTTCTTACCATCAAATCGTAAAACATCTAGACTATACTTGGCCCACTTGATTTGCAGTAGGAGCAGAAAAACTTGATTGTAAATTTTTTGGCACTCTAAGCTTATAACTATATCCACAGGCCAAGGAACCTAAGAAGAGGAGGGgataatcaaaacaaaaaatgtaagTCACTTTAATACAACATTTCAAATCTATTCTAGATTAAGAACTGCAACAGTATTAACTCACTACCTTGTAACTCAATGTCAAACCATCTAAGGTGTGGACAGGGAGTTTCTTCTTTGCTGTATCAACACTTTCAAATATAATAGACAACCTATGCAAGGAAACAAGTGATTTAATTGGTGATAATTGGTTTTAAATTAGTGGtcagtttcattaattttttttttttatttcttattgttAAATAccaactgtctgatttaatctgGAGGACATGGGTAGAAGAGATGACAACAGCTCAAAACTTCATTAAAACGGATTCATTTAATGACTACGCAATAATTAGTATTGCATTATGCAAGTTAAGTACATTAATATAAGTAAGCGTGAAAGAAACGTAACTAAACTATATTTTGCAGGATTTTGCATTTTACCTTGCACTGTCCTCTGGATAACGTTGCCCAACTGCTTCTTGAAGTTGAACATTTAAGAAAGCAACATTCTGCCAAGTTTCCTTTTCTCTGATTTTGTCAAAAATAGACGTATAGAAGTCATACATGGTATCCCCAGCTTCAAGTAAGAAAAAGTTTCTCATTGCCTGCAAATATTCTACAAGCCTAAATGGGGAACAAACATATAACATTTCCTCAGATTTAACCATACAAGTGAAATCAAACACAACTATTACAGAAGCAAAAATCTTAAAAACTCTTCACTACAAGAATTCAGTATTGAACACAAACTTAATGAAGTCCACAGTAAATTCTTTGCTTAATTCTCAGACAGCCTTCACATAtgttcaaataaaacaaaataacggagccatttttttcctgtaagcttGAACAGCCCCACTAACTTCAACAAAAGTGCTCATGGTATTCAGCTATCTTACGGGCTAGGCAATTTTCAAAAATAGCTTAGAGTTTGGAAACCCTGTCCCCCTCCCTAAACAGAACTTAGGGAAGGAGGTGCAATTTCAGGGAGAGCTCTGTCTTAAGAAGAAACTTTAATATGGAGTCCCAGAAAATTATAATACAGACTTTCCTTTTTGGATAAAGTAGGAAGAACAGTACTGTTCCAACTCCCACAAGAACTGTGACTATAAAGACAAAGTATTtcagacagattaaaaaaaaacaaaactcaaaggTGATGACTTATGACCACCTGAAAGGTAGAAGGATTTTAGTGTGAGGTTCAGTTATGATTCTATAAACAAATATATTCTGGCTTCCTAAAATTTGTCTtccagtttcaaatgacaacacTATTAAAAGCACTGCTTGAAACAATTTCCTTGTTGAACATCCACTGAAGACAAATGATAGCTTTGCTGTTGATTTAAGTTAGACCAGGTTTTCACCCAGGATTCTATCATGTTAGATCACCCTTTCCTCCTTAATGACTTTATCATTGATTATCAAATTGGAGTAGAAACACAACATAAAATTCCTGCTTTCAGCATATGGCATACCACTGGTAATTGAAAAAAAGTGTTAAGGAAAAGCAAACCTACTTTCTTACCTATAATCCTTCTTTAAAGTTTGCATTAGATTACCACAGCATTCCAAGTATTGCTTGTCTATGTGAGGATAAAGGCAAGACCTCAATGTCAGTTCAAAAGTCTGGCAGGTCACGGATTCTGAGGATCTATCCACACAAACATCCCCACCAGTAAACTTCTCGTGAAAGTCACTCTGTTCCAAATAtaatcttcaaaataaaacaaactacttaatacaaaataaaataaactacttcttccctaattcatacaatatataaaacaaaaatgtcataCCTTCAAAGATTTTAATCAAAATTGGATCCTCTGCTCTAAAATATATGGTGCAGAAGTAATAAAAGCTGTTTCATAACTATAGTACATATCAAGCCTTTTAAGTGATCCTTCGGACTGGTTTTGTATGACCAGGCATAGACTAGCAAAAAGGATGGCATACTGTAATCACATAATTGCTCAAggaataattctgaaaaaaaaccatcaggTTCAAACACTATACAGCTTAATAAACAAACCCAGAATCATAGGAACTTTTAAAACTATACTGTGCACATACAGCAGTCAGATGAACttcccaggaaagaaaaataaaattaaagaaacaaagtaaaaatttgaacaacaacaaaaaagcaaaacccaacaacaaaaccacaaactgaaaaacaaaaaaacccaccacacacacagagaattgGTCTGAAGCACCTTGAATATGGGGTCCCTATATGTCATCTGTTGTATTATATCATGGGAAGAGAATATCTGCAGTCTAAACTTGgtaagtttaattattttttcacagaaaggatcaaattattataataatttgtAAAAAGCTACTTGTTAGCTGAATCCATTGTAAGAGGAAGCCTGGCTCATATCAGCTATTGCTTTGATAGACTGGATGAGTCAGACATTGAATTGATCTATGAATTTTGACAAATAGAATAGTCCCAAAGAACAAGGGAAGTAATAGAGTCTTATCTACTATTAGTtctgatttctttaaaacaaactccTCCAaggactgaaatgaaaacatgtaAATTACCAATTAGTATTTAGGAAAAACATAAATAgatattttcttatttgtaatCACAAAATAAGTAAGATTTTCAGAGTTCGGCTTTCCTGCTAATTTCCAAGACTTTTATAACCTCTATATGACTACCCTCATTATGAAGAATGAAGAATTTTTATGCAATTAACATGAATTTTGGaaggcttttaaaattaagttatttAAGCACAGCACAACTGAAGGTGCATTCTTCAAACAATATACTTGGTGCAAATCAAAGGCATTGTGTACAAACtccaagaaaacacatttaaagatTTTACAAAAGCATTCACTATTAAAACACTTAAGTGCTAAAAGCCTGTTATGATAAAGACTACTCCCATTTTGTACGCTAACAGATGTGAGTAGCAGATTCTTCActgattttaattgtttttctttaactaagCACAAGGGTGGTGTTTATCTAGCTTCTGTCACTGATTTTTGGTGCTCCTCTTTATTCTGcacttagcagcagcagcagtaaaaatTTGGTCTACCAAACGTCACCAGGCAGAACATTGCTTTTAACAACACAGCAGGAGGATCATTCATTTACCTGGCAAAATTAATAGCCAGCAGTGGGTCATGGACATCATCCAGTTCCAAGTGTCTTTCTGCTATAGACTGCATCTTTATCAGGCTCTGCTTTGTGGCCTGCTGTTCTGTAATAGTATCTGGAACAGACTCCTCCCCATGCCGCAGACGAGACTGCACTGATTCCAAGAACAGTGTATACAAACTCTTTCGTTCAGCATCTAAATTGAGCAACACATTCCACAGTAAGATTTTGTTCTAAGAGAAGACATCATCTGAACTGTAAGAAGAACTTCATAGTCCAACATTTACTTGCTGACATTTAAAATACTAAGTTTAGGCCACTATTCAGGAAAAAActcaaatacatatttaaataggTATTGCTAAAACGATAGGACTAGTCAAATGCCTAAGGTCAGGCATATGTTCAAATGAATTGCTGAATGGGTGTCTGAAATATGAAATAGTTCTGAGACTGCTAGAGaacttcctccttcagctgcaAAGGCAGTTAATTCTTAGCACCTGAAACAACCCTTCAGTATTCACTAGAATAGATTATATTCTCACACAAAAGCAGGAAATAAACCTAGAGTGTCTCCAAAATAATTTAACTATCTCTACTTCTAAACATcaagaaacagcaaaaccaaaaactttgtttcctcaaaaaaaaaaaacaacaacaaaacaaaaccctcaacATTGGTTACACTGTTGTACCATGTTTTACAATCATTCAAGATAAATATCCTAAATATCCAAGTATCTGTCATCTAATTAttagtaagctttttttttttaaaaaaaaaagttccacatGCTGTCTCAGAGTTACTCAACCATTTAGTAACGGAAAACAactatttattaaaacaaaacagttttactATTAGAACATACAAGCTGTTTTCATTCGtctcatagcaaaaaaaaatgttttgcaagtaCATGAAAGCaagtttaagaaaaatttaaagcaataaaaagcaaagggaaaactcAATCTTTATTAACTTTGCTCTTGTCACTTTTTTGCATTGGAAGAGTAACTGTTTTCGATCAGACCTGAAGTTACTGACCATGACAATTACATTCAACATGGAACATTATATTATTCTAAAACCATGGACACACTACTACAAAAAATACACCCATACTGTTAGATACCCCAAGGTATGATAGTCCGCAATCCAATATCTCACCTCTTGATGCAGCCTGCTGCGGAGAGCCATCTTTGCATTGAAGATTCTTCAACAGCTGCATGGATTTTCCAGCCATGATGATTTGCTTTAGCACAGGTTTCAGAAAAGAGACCATAGTGTGTTGCCTGCTTGAAGGGGCCTGATCACTGCCAGAACTGGCACTGGCATTATCACTCATCTTCTCTTCATTCTCTGTCTTCTCTGACACACTATATAATGTGTAGGTAGCATACCAAAAATCTCTGTGATTAACTGgaacatttttgtttctgtgaagaaataaaaagctgttgAGTATTTCCCTTTTGAAAACATGAAACTTCACTACAAGAAGATGCACATCATCTTTGCTCTATGCTTTGCCTTTCCCTTAGGATAGCCAAGAAGCACTTTCAAAACTATATAAAATAAGCTCATTCATATCACAAACTCTCTACACACCTCTAGAAAAGATGATAGCTTTAGCAGGATAAAGAATCAGCTCACAGGAGATAAAACAATCATGTAACCaaataaacccccaaaccaaGGCAAATAGAGTAGTTATAATAAAATTTTTCCAGCAAATTAACTATTCATAGTGGCATGCATCCTTAATAACAAAATGATTAGTGATTGACTTGCAGATTTATTTAAAACTCACAATGAAGCAAATACTACTGggaaagctgaaaaattctaGAGTAGGTGAAACTCAATTCTTAGttcactttgcttttttgtgttgtttaCATCAGATACACAGCTTGGTCTTTAAAGTCAAATGGAAAACAACCTGAATTAGATAATTAAAACGAAGCACAAATAGAAGTAGAAGTTGAAATCACCCCTGTTGGTAGCACTGAAAAAACAACTACATAACCACAGAAAGAAGAGTCAAGTAGGACATAATAAGGATGTTAAAGATCTCAGCTACTAAAGATTTATGACAATAGTACTAGAGCTGTTCTCTTACTTCACGCTCACCTTGACCTGCCTTAACAGAGGTTCAATTAAGTTTGGCAGATGGGGGGGAAATGGATTTGTAATTATGAGCCAAAATTCTAATTTCTATATTCACTTTCCATTTCAAGCTGTCAAAAAAGGGACCAGCAAAACATAGCAtataaacag
It encodes the following:
- the TUBGCP5 gene encoding gamma-tubulin complex component 5 isoform X2; translation: MAAPLVSPGHRSRFEQEQDRAVRALVRSVTGLPEEELGGGRFQTALNFAWSNFRFHRFLDVNSHKVERTIEGIHEKLIVHSDLGKAASWKRLTEKFLNSPLPSIEETKTDTHYSILSLLLCLSDSPSNTTYVEKPRVKEVEKEEEFDWGKYLMEGEEIYFGPGVDTPDWSGESEEEEDTQPLSREDSGIQVDRTPLEDQDLNKKTVPNVSWKVGEPDARSWLEQHVVPQYWTGRAPRFSHSLHLHSNLAAVWDHHLYTSDPLYVPEERTLVTETQVIRETLWLLSGVKKLFIFQLNDGKVSVRNDIIVTHLTHNCLRSVLEQIAAYGQVVFRLQKFIDEVMGHSPESIIHGTVSTPKKTTEAPFRTYQAFMWALYKYFISFKEELTEIEKCIINKDKTVTLSIVIDKLSPRLAQLKVLHKVFSTGVAEVPPDTRNVVRASHLLNTLYKAILEYDSVGEASEQTVSLLFSLWVETVRPYLQTVDEWIVHGNLFDPAKEFIIQRNKNVPVNHRDFWYATYTLYSVSEKTENEEKMSDNASASSGSDQAPSSRQHTMVSFLKPVLKQIIMAGKSMQLLKNLQCKDGSPQQAASRDAERKSLYTLFLESVQSRLRHGEESVPDTITEQQATKQSLIKMQSIAERHLELDDVHDPLLAINFARLYLEQSDFHEKFTGGDVCVDRSSESVTCQTFELTLRSCLYPHIDKQYLECCGNLMQTLKKDYRLVEYLQAMRNFFLLEAGDTMYDFYTSIFDKIREKETWQNVAFLNVQLQEAVGQRYPEDSARLSIIFESVDTAKKKLPVHTLDGLTLSYKVPWPVDIVISLECQKIYNQVFLLLLQIKWAKYSLDVLRFDELVCAAENPQVKEGTVLEQGTLPLFGPQTESIKQQIHRMFLLRVKLMHFVNSLHNYIMTRILHSTGLEFQHQVEEAKDLDQLIKIHYRYLSTIHDRCLLREKVSFVKEAIMKVLNLVLMFADRWQAGLGAWKMESIEKMESDFKNCHMFLVTVLNKAVCRGSFPHLESLALSLMAGMEQS
- the TUBGCP5 gene encoding gamma-tubulin complex component 5 isoform X3: MEGEEIYFGPGVDTPDWSGESEEEEDTQPLSREDSGIQVDRTPLEDQDLNKKTVPNVSWKVGEPDARSWLEQHVVPQYWTGRAPRFSHSLHLHSNLAAVWDHHLYTSDPLYVPEERTLVTETQVIRETLWLLSGVKKLFIFQLNDGKVSVRNDIIVTHLTHNCLRSVLEQIAAYGQVVFRLQKFIDEVMGHSPESIIHGTVSTPKKTTEAPFRTYQAFMWALYKYFISFKEELTEIEKCIINKDKTVTLSIVIDKLSPRLAQLKVLHKVFSTGVAEVPPDTRNVVRASHLLNTLYKAILEYDSVGEASEQTVSLLFSLWVETVRPYLQTVDEWIVHGNLFDPAKEFIIQRNKNVPVNHRDFWYATYTLYSVSEKTENEEKMSDNASASSGSDQAPSSRQHTMVSFLKPVLKQIIMAGKSMQLLKNLQCKDGSPQQAASRDAERKSLYTLFLESVQSRLRHGEESVPDTITEQQATKQSLIKMQSIAERHLELDDVHDPLLAINFARLYLEQSDFHEKFTGGDVCVDRSSESVTCQTFELTLRSCLYPHIDKQYLECCGNLMQTLKKDYRLVEYLQAMRNFFLLEAGDTMYDFYTSIFDKIREKETWQNVAFLNVQLQEAVGQRYPEDSARLSIIFESVDTAKKKLPVHTLDGLTLSYKVPWPVDIVISLECQKIYNQVFLLLLQIKWAKYSLDVLRFDELVCAAENPQVKEGTVLEQGTLPLFGPQTESIKQQIHRMFLLRVKLMHFVNSLHNYIMTRILHSTGLEFQHQVEEAKDLDQLIKIHYRYLSTIHDRCLLREKVSFVKEAIMKVLNLVLMFADRWQAGLGAWKMESIEKMESDFKNCHMFLVTVLNKAVCRGSFPHLESLALSLMAGMEQS